The genomic interval CAGGAATACACCCGTTGCCCATCCACCAACACAGTGCAGGCTCCGCATTGTCCGTGATCGCAGCCTTTTTTACTGCCCGTCAGCCCAAGCCGTTCGCGCAAAGCGTCCAACAGCGTTACCCGTGGTTCGATCGCCAACGCTTGTTGCTTACCATTAATGTTAAGGGTTACAGACATTTCGCCCGGCTTCGGAGTGATCGCGGGCTTTTCAGCCTGAGCTGCTGTGGTTTGCTGGAGTAATGAGGGAGCAGCGATCGCCGTTCCAGCAGCGGTCAATGCCTGCCCTAAAAAATTTCGCCGCGATCGGTGTTTTTTTCCATCTTCAGGTGGATGCATGAATGACTCCTCTCATTTGCGTTTAACTTGCGTCAAGCGATGAATTGGGATTCTAGACAAACAGACATTCCCCATCTTAAAGGAGTTGAGGAGATTCGGGGATAGTAGCTCCGAGCTAAGAGTGCTGGAGCAACCATCAAAATAAGGTTCCTCATATACCATTGCATTTGTGGAAAGGGTTGCCTACGTTACACTTCCTGGCTCAAGCATCGAGTTTCATAGTAAAGTAACGGACGATCGTTCACGATTTCCCGCCCAATTTGAGCCATTCCCAACGCTTCCAGCACCCGAATGGAGGCTGCATTTGGCTCATCAACATCTGCCCTGATCGTCTCCAATCCCAGCACCTCAAATCCATAACGAAGCACAGAATTTGCTGCTTCCCTGGCGTAGCCCCGCCCCCAAAGTTGGGGTCGAGTGCCAAAAATGAGACTGGGAAACTCCTGTGGCGAATCCAGCAACCCAACAAAACCTGCGATCGGTTGATGGTGCGGCTCGAAAAAGAGCCACAATCCATAACCGTGACGGGTAAAACTTTCTGCACTTGCCTCAATGAAGGAAAGTGCTTCTTCACGAGAGATTTGGCGATCGTCAAAGAGAAACCGCCTCACCTTAGCCTCCGTCCACAACTGATACAGGCAATCGAGATCTGCACCATTGCACGGGCGCAAACTTAAACGCTCAGTATTCAATAAAGGGGTCATTAGAAAAACTTGCTCACCAGGCAGCAAACCCAGGCAACATCGGGCTATTCAGCCGATCCTGACGATACAAAGTTCCGACAAGGTTAAGAACTGATGCTTACACCGATAGGCTTCAACCGTTTGTGCCTTGAAATTCATAATCTAATACTCAAACATACCTCGAACAGAACACAGTTTTAATTTTACTTCCCGATCGCGTCTTTCATTCGTCTTCGCGATCAACAGCACCTCAATGTCGGTTTCAAAGCTAGTAATAATCATTTACAGTTACTTTCTCGGTATTCTTCTAATATCTTTCTAGAGCAAGTTACTAAGCTTTTCATAGTAAGCTATTAAACTCGCTTCTGGCAAAGGTAAGAAATGATGACTACCGAGTGGTTTGATGATTCACCTTGGTCGTGAAGAGAGTCAATAGCGTAACCATTGAGGGTGCCATGATGACAACGACCGCGGCGACTTTGCCTCTATACCTACCAAGACCCAGGGAGGCGATCGGCACCTATTTGAGGATTGTGTCGATTAATGATGTGTATGACATTCAGAGTTACCCCTATGTGGAAACCGTGATTCAAGCGCTCAAACAATCTGCCGAAGATGCGGTTGTGATTGCGACTCTCAGCGGTGATTTTCTCTCACCCTGTATCATCACGTCTCTGGATGGGGGCAAAGCCATGCTGGATGTGCTGAAGGTAGTCAATATTAACTATCTTTGTTTTGGCAATCACGAGTTTGATGTGAATCTGGATGTGCTGCGCGATCGCTTCAAAACCTATTCTGGAAAATGCTTGAATAGCAACATTCTGAACTTGTCGATTGTGGATGCCAGTGGTCAACCCCTGCCAAAATATGACATTGTTGCAGTGGGCACGCACCGGGTTGCCCTGGCTGGCTTTTGCACGAATAATACGGACATTTTTAGACCGGGTACAAACTTAATTCTTCAGCCGATCTTCGAGGCGCT from Kovacikia minuta CCNUW1 carries:
- a CDS encoding GNAT family N-acetyltransferase, which translates into the protein MTPLLNTERLSLRPCNGADLDCLYQLWTEAKVRRFLFDDRQISREEALSFIEASAESFTRHGYGLWLFFEPHHQPIAGFVGLLDSPQEFPSLIFGTRPQLWGRGYAREAANSVLRYGFEVLGLETIRADVDEPNAASIRVLEALGMAQIGREIVNDRPLLYYETRCLSQEV